In one window of Helianthus annuus cultivar XRQ/B chromosome 17, HanXRQr2.0-SUNRISE, whole genome shotgun sequence DNA:
- the LOC110926092 gene encoding probable L-ascorbate peroxidase 4, peroxisomal, with product MAMPIVDTEYLKQIDKARRELRAFIANKNCAPIMLRLAWHDAGTYDVNTKTGGPNGSIRTEEEYSHGSNNGLKIAIDFCEEIKSKHPRITYADLYQLAGVVAVEVTGGPTVDFVPGRQDSTVSPKEGRLPNATKGAPHLRDIFYRMGLSDKDIVALSGGHTLGRAHPERSGFEGPWTREPLKFDNSYFIELLKGESEGLLKLPTDIALLDDPAFRPYVDLYAKDEDAFFNDYALSHKKLSELGFTPSSKTVIKDGVVLAQSAVGVLVTAAVVILSYLYEARKKTK from the exons ATGGCGATGCCTATTGTAGACACCGAATACCTTAAACAGATTGATAAAGCTCGTCGGGAGCTTCGTGCTTTTATCGCCAACAAGAATTGCGCACCAATCATGCTTCGATTAGC GTGGCATGATGCTGGAACATACGATGTGAATACGAAAACCGGAGGTCCCAACGGTTCGATTAGAACAGAGGAGGAGTATAGTCATGGCTCTAACAATGGATTGAAGATTGCTATCGATTTTTGCG AGGAAATAAAGTCCAAACATCCAAGGATTACTTATGCAGATCTATATCAG CTTGCGGGAGTTGTTGCTGTGGAGGTTACTGGTGGCCCTACTGTTGACTTTGTTCCTGGTAGACAG GACTCAACGGTCTCTCCCAAGGAAGGCAGACTCCCAAATGCTACCAAAG GTGCACCACACTTGCGGGACATATTTTACCGCATGGGTTTATCTGACAAGGATATTGTAGCCCTATCTGGAGGACACACCCTT GGAAGAGCACATCCTGAAAGATCGGGCTTCGAAGGCCCTTGGACTAGGGAGCCACTGAAATTCGATAACTCATACTTCAT TGAACTTCTGAAAGGCGAATCAGAGGGGCTACTAAAACTTCCTACAGACATCGCATTGCTGGATGATCCTGCGTTCCGTCCTTACGTTGACCTGTACGCCAAG GATGAAGATGCATTCTTTAATGACTATGCATTATCACACAAGAAACTCTCTGAATTAGGATTTACACCAAGCTCTAAAACAGTAATTAAGGACGGAGTCGTATTGGCGCAAAGCGCTGTTGGTGTTTTGGTTACTGCTGCTGTGGTGATTCTGAGCTACCTCTATGAAGCCCGCAAAAAGACCAAGTGa